A window from Suncus etruscus isolate mSunEtr1 chromosome 18, mSunEtr1.pri.cur, whole genome shotgun sequence encodes these proteins:
- the TDRD6 gene encoding LOW QUALITY PROTEIN: tudor domain-containing protein 6 (The sequence of the model RefSeq protein was modified relative to this genomic sequence to represent the inferred CDS: inserted 13 bases in 7 codons; deleted 2 bases in 1 codon; substituted 2 bases at 2 genomic stop codons) codes for MCSTPGLPTPGAALALRVSFVDAQPDVIPVQLWGLAGERRDEYARLSREIQEAASGGGSWALGGASPAPGELCLVQVGLAWHRCRVVSRRADESRVFLLDEGRTVSAGAGCLAPGRRDFFHLPSEVLSCVLAGLVPAPSLSSSGEEGGGGGARAHTHSEPQHWSPAALDFLGQLQGQEVRGRVLDVLPRHRLVLLDVPALAQHMQARGLARRVPEALFRALLQRYLATVIAATATAAPAAGAAPQPEQPGLDYFYPQLQLGVTEPVMVTQVCHPQRVHCQLRSLSQEIRRLADSMAQVYGASPGPAAEEEEEKNAPLGGGGGPAGPREEREESPDKPGSPCAALRPGRTLVRALLLETFQPQRCAQVLHVDRRKELVSCSSLRXLLPXYFRMPVVTYPCALYGLWDGGRGWSSQVGSLKALLLGQAINAKIEFFCTFEHVYYVTLYGEDGMNLNCVFGVQAXCLVDRFLQSQGTEEEEEXDEEPDLAQSQSPGEEADHEFALPALRSIPLKLNAFFXEFVKTPSEFWIRLRKHNGTFSRLMRKMCSFYSXASKLDGVVLKSEPDDLCCVKWKENGYYRAVVTRLDDKSVDVFLVDRGNLENVDWYDVRMLFPQFRQLPVLALKCTLADIWPLGKVWSHEAITFFKKTVLHKELVIHVLDKLDNQYIIEILDESRTGEENISKVIAQAGYAKYQEFETKENIPVSAYSPGHSSNHFNAGNNKIAPTKKVDVEQKAKGDKKTASHAENLSETVLTNASVLGMQEKEKRMTVYFPLVQNFSDVKSDSCKGELEVGSTEEVRVSFVENPGYFWCQLTRNLSEFKTLMCNIQDHCENTAIPYQGTIPACLAKRTGNGKWSRALISEAESSEHVKVLFVDYGDRETVSVKNIYSITEEFLKVKVQAFRCSLYNLIQPIGQCPFDWDEKAVQAFSEFVNSAVEKSLELKCTIYALASIHDEEPFNIVDLLTPFQSVCHFLVEKRLARPVKFQRPLESHVQLHSYYYSTHDMKIGSEESVYITHVKDPWTFYCQLGRNAHILEQLSXNIMKLSKVLLNLKTSPLIPRNLCLAKYTDGNWYRGIIIEKEPTKVFFVDFGNIYVVANDDLLPIPCDAYDVLLLPMQAVKCSLSDIPDHVPEEVTTWFQEIVLDKSLKALVVAKDPDGRLIIELYNGSIQVNANINEKLVQLGFKCGIRKTISQTSLSPPETLEIKKGNVKSSSTEYLTKSAGGKKCSMEVLGGSYCPEISSTCKELRLLQSLENSKVTPQYEDPVGKNNTLSQLVEKKQECYVEQSMKAEKVEASVLERKIGDSYNKDFPLKIADFPQKTLVPGFKTTXYVSHVNDLSDFYVQLAEDEDKINHLSERLNDNKAKPEYYTGPPLKKGDIICAIFPDDSLWYRAVIKEQQPNDLLSVQFIDYGNVSVVHPNKIGKLDVISQLLPGLSIHCSLMGLWAPEILNSKEMMRYFSKRTEEAQIRCEFVKFHDRWEVILADEHGVIAEDMMSRYAPDEKPQTELSTQIMKGACSKTLSKADLDTSVFLNWYNPKMKMIQAYATVIDGNEYFWCQFSDTEKLQYLEVELKTAVEQVTDSRNCISCYIGDPCIVRYREDGLYYRALITNICDNGLVSVRLVDYGNVEDCVDPKVLWNIPAELLLVPMQSFPCCLSGFNISEGVCPQEGNDYFYEIVTEDVLEVAILDVKRDVCNIPLAIVDIKSKGESINEKMKKYSKISNSDPSYEKIGLEIKGTLDPSSSNIGLKKPNTKSGQEKVLYVKPETDKLSTSIEKDLNIIDTKPNMFYDPGPDNILKALQSPYKDNDGTKILESKVEDQLVDTVKIDDKYLIAGFNSLLSHASETKDILELTSLEMPLSPDNDXKECLELEAIELQNSFIKDEEKDEQGLVPPVVPLHQDCDAEATLKPFTVQLPLSREIEKQPKLELPTANLCLDDKMHTLKVSQKVQESMCTEDARKSSCVGCFDDQHRSSLHLYGKNCDPKTQTEVTIYKEECTDHKNRDAISSVTSLFSEEESRDGRNPQNALPDHGSARSENTYALKGFTVGSKCIVWSSLRNTWSKCEILEIAEEGTRVLDLSNGMEEIVKPENVWSGISKLDVSPCKEAALCILFRTFSSNQFKRKVNSLTPSRLQ; via the exons ATGTGCTCGACGCCCGGCCTGCCGACGCCCGGCGCGGCGCTGGCCCTGCGCGTGTCGTTCGTGGACGCGCAGCCCGACGTGATCCCCGTGCAGCTGTGGGGCCTGGCGGGCGAGCGGCGCGACGAGTACGCGCGGCTGAGCCGCGAGATCCAGGAGGCGGCGTCGGGCGGGGGCAGCTGGGCGCTGGGGGGCGCGTCGCCGGCGCCGGGGGAGCTGTGCCTGGTGCAGGTGGGGCTGGCGTGGCACCGCTGCCGCGTGGTGAGCCGCCGCGCCGACGAGAGCCGCGTCTTCCTGCTGGACGAGGGCCGCACGGTCAGCGCGGGCGCCGGCTGCCTCGCGCCGGGCCGCCGGGACTTCTTCCACCTGCCGTCGGAGGTGCTGAGCTGCGTCCTGGCCGGGCTGGTGCCGGCGCCGTCGTTGTCATCGTCGGGCGAGGAAGGAGGAGGCGgcggcgcgcgcgcgcacacacacagcgAGCCCCAGCACTGGTCTCCCGCCGCCCTGGACTTCCTCGGCCAGCTGCAGGGCCAGGAGGTGCGGGGCCGCGTGCTGGACGTGCTGCCGCGCCACCGCCTCGTCCTCCTGGACGTGCCCGCGCTGGCGCAGCACATGCAGGCGCGGGGCCTGGCGCGCCGCGTCCCCGAGGCGCTCTTCAGGGCCCTGCTGCAGCGCTACCTGGCCACCGTGATCGCCGCGACGGCGACGGCGGCCCCCGCGGCGGGGGCGGCCCCCCAGCCCGAGCAGCCCGGCCTGGACTACTTCTACCCGCAGCTGCAGCTGGGCGTCACGGAGCCCGTGATGGTGACCCAGGTGTGCCACCCGCAGCGCGTCCACTGCCAGCTGCGCAGCCTCTCGCAGGAGATCCGGCGCCTCGCCGACAGCATGGCGCAGGTGTACGGGGCCTCCCCCGGCCCCGCcgccgaggaggaggaggagaagaacgCGCCCctcggaggaggaggaggcccagCAGGCCCCCGGGAGGAGCGAGAGGAGAGCCCCGACAAGCCCGGCTCCCCCTGCGCGGCCTTGCGGCCTGGACGGACGCTGGTACGCGCGCTGCTGCTGGAGACCTTCCAGCCCCAGCGCTGCGCCCAGGTGCTGCACGTCGACCGGCGCAAGGAGCTGGTGAGCTGCAGCAGCCTGCG CCTGCTGCCCTAGTACTTCCGCATGCCCGTGGTCACCTACCCGTGCGCCCTGTACGGGCTCTGGGACGGTGGGCGCGGCTGGTCGTCCCAGGTGGGTAGCCTCAAGGCGCTCCTGCTGGGCCAGGCCATCAACGCCAAGATCGAGTTCTTCTGCACCTTCGAGCACGTCTACTACGTCACCCTGTACGGGGAGGACGGGATGAATCTCAACTGCGTGTTCGGGGTGCAGGC CTGCTTGGTCGACCGCTTCCTACAGAGCCAGGgcacagaggaggaggaggagtaggacGAAGAGCCAGACCTAGCTCAGTCTCAGTCCCCCGGGGAAGAGGCAGACCACGAGTTTGCCCTCCCCGCCTTAAGGTCCATCCCGTTAAAGCTGAATGCCTTCT TAGAGTTTGTCAAAACTCCTTCGGAGTTTTGGATCAGGTTGAGGAAGCACAATGGCACCTTCAGCAGGTTAATGCGGAAAATGTGCAGCTTCTATTC TGCTAGTAAGCTAGATGGTGTGGTTTTGAAATCCGAGCCTGATGATCTTTGCTGTGTCAAATGGAAAGAAAACGGGTATTATCGGGCTGTCGTTACCAGGTTAGATGACAAGAGTGTGGATGTGTTCTTAGTTGACAGAGGAAACTTGGAAAATGTCGATTGGTATGATGTGAGGATGCTGTTTCCTCAGTTTAGGCAGCTTCCAGTATTGGCTCTTAAGTGCACTCTAGCTGACATATGGCCCCTGGGGAAAGTTTGGAGCCATGAAGCgattaccttttttaaaaagactGTGCTCCACAAGGAATTAGTCATCCATGTCCTTGACAAGCTGGATAATCAATATATTATTGAGATTCTTGATGAGTCGAGAACAGGAGAGGAGAACATTAGTAAAGTTATTGCTCAAGCTGGGTATGCTAAGTATCAGGAGTttgaaacaaaggaaaatattcCTGTAAGTGCCTACTCTCCAGGGCATAGCTCTAACCACTTTAATGCAGGTAACAACAAAATAGCTCCTACAAAGAAGGTAGATGTAGAACAGAAAGCCAAAGGAGATAAGAAAACTGCATCTCATGCAGAGAATTTGAGTGAGACAGTTCTTACAAATGCCTCAGTTCTAGGTATGCAGGAAAAAGAGAAACGAATGACTGTGTATTTCCCTCTGGTACAGAATTTCTCGGATGTTAAGTCAGACTCTTGTAAGGGAGAGCTAGAGGTTGGAAGTACAGAAGAAGTCAGAGTGTCTTTTGTTGAAAATCCTGGCTATTTCTGGTGTCAGCTGACCAGGAACCTGTCAGAATTTAAAACTCTAATGTGTAATATTCAGGACCATTGTGAGAATACAGCTATCCCTTACCAGGGAACCATTCCTGCTTGTTTGGCAAAGCGAACAGGAAATGGGAAATGGTCCAGAGCTTTGATTAGTGAGGCAGAATCTTCAGAGCATGTTAAAGTACTATTTGTAGATtatggagacagagagacagtttCTGTGAAGAATATTTACTCTATTACTGAAGAGTTTCTCAAGGTAAAAGTCCAGGCTTTTAGGTGCAGTCTTTATAATTTAATTCAACCGATTGGTCAGTGTCCCTTTGATTGGGACGAAAAAGCAGTACAAGCTTTTAGTGAGTTTGTCAACAGTGCAGTGGAAAAAAGTCTAGAATTAAAATGCACAATATATGCTTTAGCTTCAATACATGATGAAGAGCCATTTAATATTGTGGATTTACTAACACCCTTTCAGAGTGTATGTCATTTTTTGGTAGAAAAGAGACTTGCAAGACCAGTCAAATTTCAGAGGCCTCTAGAATCCCATGTTCAGCTACATTCCTACTACTACTCTACGCATGATATGAAAATAGGAAGTGAAGAGTCAGTGTACATAACACATGTCAAGGATCCTTGGACATTTTATTGCCAGCTTGGCAGAAATGCACATATTTTAGAACAGTTGTC TAATATAATGAAATTAAGTAAAgttttgttaaatttaaaaacatctcCCTTGATCCCTCGAAATTTGTGTCTTGCCAAGTATACTGATGGAAATTGGTATAGGGggataataatagaaaaagagcCGACTAAAGTCTTCTTTGTGGATTTTGGTAACATTTATGTGGTAGCAAATGATGATCTGCTTCCAATACCTTGTGATGCGTATGATGTCTTACTTTTACCCATGCAAGCTGTTAAATGTTCCTTATCTGACATTCCTGATCATGTACCAGAAGAAGTTACAACATGGTTTCAAGAGATTGTTTTAGATAAGTCATTGAAGGCTTTGGTTGTAGCGAAAGACCCGGATGGAAGACTGATTATAGAATTATATAACGGCAGTATTCAAGTCAATGCTAATATTAATGAGAAATTAGTACAACTTGGCTTTAAGTGTGGAATCAGGAAAACAATAAGTCAGACATCCCTTTCTCCACCTGAAACActtgaaataaaaaagggaaacgTTAAGTCATCATCTACAGAGTACTTAACTAAAtctgcagggggaaaaaaatgtAGCATGGAGGTCTTGGGAGGATCCTATTGTCCTGAGATCAGTTCAACATGTAAGGAACTCAGACTTTTACAAAGTTTAGAAAATTCAAAAGTAACCCCTCAATATGAGGACCCTGtaggaaaaaataatacattgtCTCAGTTAgtagaaaagaaacaagaatgtTACGTTGAACAATCTATGAAAGCTGAAAAAGTTGAAGCTAGTGTTTTGGAGAGAAAAATAggagattcatataacaaagatTTTCCTCTAAAAATTGCTGATTTCCCTCAGAAGACTCTAGTCCCTGGCTTTAAAACTAC GTATGTTTCTCATGTAAATGACCTGTCAGACTTTTATGTCCAACTAGCTGAAGATGAAGATAAAATTAACCATCTTTCAGAGAGATTAAATGATAACAAAGCAAAGCCTGAATATTATACAGGTCCACCTTTGAAAAAAGGAGATATAATATGTGCCATTTTTCCAGATGACAGTTTATGGTATCGTGCTGTGATCAAGGAACAACAACCCAACGACCTTCTGTCTGTACAATTTATAGATTATGGCAATGTATCTGTGGTTCATCCTAACAAGATAGGTAAGCTTGATGTTATTAGTCAGCTATTACCAGGATTGTCCATTCACTGCTCTTTAATGGGACTTTGGGCTCCTGAGATTTTAAACTCTAAGGAAATGATGCGTTATTTTTCCAAAAGGACGGAAGAGGCTCAAATAAGATGTGAATTTGTTAAATTTCATGACAGATGGGAAGTTATTCTTGCAGATGAACATGGAGTCATAGCAGAAGATATGATGAGCAGGTATGCTCCCGATGAAAAACCTCAAACAGAACTTTCTACTCAAATAATGAAAGGTGCCTGTTCAAAGACTTTAAGCAAAGCAGACCTTGATACCTCAGTGTTTCTGAACTGGTATAATCCAAAGATGAAGATGATACAAGCTTATGCCACTGTCATTGATGGC AATGAATATTTTTGGTGTCAATTCTCTGATACAGAGAAACTTCAGTATTTAGAAGTAGAACTAAAAACTGCTGTAGAACAAGTAACAGATTCGAGAAATTGCATCTCATGTTATATTGGAGATCCTTGCATAGTGAGATATAGAGAAGATGGGCTTTATTACAGAGCACTTATTACCAATATTTGTGACAATGGCCTTGTATCTGTCAGGCTTGTGGACTATGGAAATGTTGAAGACTGTGTGGACCCAAAAGTGCTCTGGAACATTCCTGCTGAACTTTTGTTGGTTCCCATGCAGTCCTTTCCTTGTTGCCTTTCAGGATTTAATATCTCTGAAGGTGTGTGCCCTCAAGAgggaaatgattatttttatgaaatagtaACAGAAGATGTGTTGGAGGTAGCAATATTAGATGTTAAAAGGGATGTTTGTAATATCCCCTTAGCAATTGTTGATATAAAAAGCAAAGGTGAAAGTAttaatgagaaaatgaaaaaatattccaagatTAGTAATAGTGATCCATCCTATGAAAAAATTGGCCTGGAGATAAAGGGAACTCTTGATCCTTCCAGTTCTAATATTGGACTTAAGAAACCAAATACTAAATCTGGGCAAGAGAAAGTACTCTATGTGAAACCAGAGACAGATAAACTCTCTACAAGTATTGAAAAGGATTTAAACATTATTGATACCAAACCAAATATGTTTTATGATCCCGGCCCAGATAACATTTTGAAAGCTCTTCAGAGCCCATACAAAGATAACGATGGCACTAAGATATTAGAAAGCAAAGTAGAAGATCAGTTGGTTGACACAGTAAAAATTGATGATAAATACCTAATTGCAGGATTTAACTCACTATTATCACATGCTAGTGAAACAAAGGACATTTTAGAACTAACTTCTCTTGAGATGCCACTTTCTCCTGATAATGA AAAAGAATGCCTGGAACTAGAAGCCATTGAGTTACAGAATTCTTTCATCAAGGATGAAGAGAAAGATGAACAAGGCTTGGTGCCTCCTGTTGTGCCACTGCACCAAGATTGTGATGCAGAAGCCACCTTGAAACCATTCACAGTACAGCTTCCCCTCAGTCGTGAAATTGAGAAACAGCCAAAACTAGAATTGCCTACAGCCAACCTGTGTCTAGATGATAAAATGCACACTTTAAAGGTTAGTCAGAAAGTTCAAGAATCCATGTGTACTGAGGATGCAAGAAAGTCTAGTTGTGTGGGATGTTTTGATGACCAACATAGGTCTTCATTGCATCTTTATGGAAAGAACTGTGATCCCAAAACACAGACTGAAGTGACTATTTATAAAGAAGAATGTACAGACCATAAGAACAGAGATGCCATTTCATCAGTAACTTCTCTGTTCTCTGAAGAAGAATCCAGAGATGGAAGGAACCCCCAAAACGCTTTACCGGATCATGGCTCAG CTCGATCAGAGAATACCTATGCCTTGAAGGGATTTACCGTTGGATCCAAATGTATTGTGTGGTCAAGTCTAAGAAACACATGGTCTAAATGTGAGATTTTAGAAATAGCTGAAGAAGGCACAAGG gtTTTGGACCTCTCAAATGGCATGGAAGAGATAGTGAAGCCTGAGAACGTCTGGAGTGGCATATCCAAATTGGATGTGAGTCCGTGTAAG GAAGCTGCTTTATGTATTCTTTTTAGGACTTTTAGTAGTAATCAGTTTAAGAGAAAGGTTAATAGCTTAACTCCATCTCGACTGCAGTAA